A part of Cryptococcus neoformans var. grubii H99 chromosome 6, complete sequence genomic DNA contains:
- a CDS encoding cytoplasmic protein, whose amino-acid sequence MAASLPQDAPNPNAPTFRPSPTRAITLGGTPFQYKTRAASQPAGERFQIPFSTPSSGRASPGTNGTYSGNGHGGTNGNTAGSSYGVIGGTRAGGRFGSALASAGMGPATRANSFSAGERHEPRNMSLGKTLSSHTEEFLPSRSQSTSPFPTFSPNSTPSTSPAALRQHPLPHSPPKATNSVSRSRSQSLATGVRPSNVDRPWMGPLSKADMGNLDAWKSPEPSNMSPFTRGLSSLGGGGGGGTLPEHPRRFQDPTYTSARAAWADTHSQSTQSALTSSVAKALGGYPPHSAGLGYNDPSPGAGGGNLSGTSSRRHSVSVVCGPGGRRELVFAEGGGMTPLGSTGLGGFSPRGGLYGFESDLGNALSLDIDLGREAKKREDAFHQGSLPKFEFDGMPGSRGAWDEGAFPSFGTPSRGRIALPSAGNQSQPPHFQIQQEQRAPSTEESRRFPQPSFDMPPPPSAIRRSSIQAAGPSPMSQGPLGPVGTGMPRNIPTISNLSMGGPGPIGSPPTHSNLGMPPSFGGSFSGGGGNAPIRQPYQNVAPGGIQQGFRPQYGYFSGQPQQPQQQQQQQPQIRPGQMSQQSAASYNKPMNIQPPPNQPYTFSPSSSPAFTQAPPQLSSQPAPATHPPASPSFSSLSLSDLGKGLPLSSLPPTTPLYIVTFKAGRRDVYYCPDPTLLISNGDLVIVEADRGSDLGTIVCDQLTPVEIREWQERQATKALLSGAREHQPPGMAVGAAGAGAQADNANATAAGGILGHTRNPSAGSGQPQQHTQQQQQHQQQQQQQIQSPQPFLQGMELASLDIDSLLAGVGPGGQMEVVGTAVRGPLAKEIMPKRIFAKSSQGAEEQQRMREKIQDEYDAMMICREKVAQRGLPMQIVDAEYQWDRRKLTFYFKADKRVDFRDLTKENFRIFKSRIWMSMVSKDDPRS is encoded by the exons ATGGCCGCCTCACTCCCGCAAGACGCCCCGAATCCCAACGCGCCCACGTTCCGGCCGTCCCCCACGCGGGCCATCACGCTCGGCGGCACCCCCTTCCAGTACAAGACACGCGCCGCCTCCCAGCCCGCCGGCGAGCGCTTCCAGatccccttctccacccccaGCTCCGGACGGGCCTCGCCGGGGACGAATGGGACCTACAGTGGGAACGGACACGGCGGTACGAACGGGAATACAGCCGGGAGCAGCTACGGCGTGATTGGCGGGACACGAGCCGGAGGAAGGTTTGGAAGCGCGCTCGCCAGTGCCGGTATGGGACCCGCCACGCGTGCAAACAGCTTTTCTGCCGGAGAAAGGCATGAGCCCAGG AACATGTCCCTCGGCAAAACACTCTCGTCGCACACTGAAGAGTTCCTCCCCTCCCGCTCCCAATCGacctctcccttccccacATTCTCTCCCAATTCCACGCCATCCACCTCGCCCGCCGCGCTCCGCCAACACCCTTTGCCCCATTCGCCTCCCAAAGCCACCAACAGTGTCTCAAGATCACGCTCTCAGTCGCTCGCCACCGGTGTCCGACCATCCAACGTCGATCGCCCATGGATGGGTCCGCTGAGCAAGGCAGATATGGGGAACCTCGATGCCTGGAAATCGCCTGAACCTTCCAACATGTCCCCCTTTACACGAGGCTTATCGTCTctcggcggcggcggtggcggcggcACACTCCCCGAACACCCACGCCGATTCCAGGATCCGACTTACACCTCGGCCAGAGCAGCTTGGGCTGATACCCACTCGCAATCAACTCAGTCCGCTTTGACATCCAGCGTCGCCAAGGCTTTGGGCGGGTATCCTCCTCATTCCGCCGGTCTGGGCTATAACGATCCCTCACCAGGGGCCGGAGGCGGCAACCTGTCTGGCACTTCAAGTCGACGGCATAGTGTATCCGTAGTCTGTGGACctggtggaagaagagaattGGTATTCGCTGAAGGAGGCGGGATGACACCTCTTGGCTCTACCGGACTCGGTGGATTCTCCCCGCGGGGAGGCTTGTATGGATTCGAAAGCGATCTCGGAAACGCTTTGAGTTTGGATATCGACCTTGGTCGCGAAGCCAAGAAACGAGAAGATGCTTTCCATCAAGGTAGTTTGCCCAAGTTTGAATTTGATGGGATGCCAGGAAGTCGCGGTGCGTGGGATGAAGGTGCTTTCCCGTCGTTTGGGACACCTAGCAGGGGAAGGATAGCTTTGCCTTCTGCAGGCAATCAATCTCAGCCTCCGCATTTTCAGATTCAGCAAGAACAACGAGCGCCATCAACTGAAGAATCCAGACGATtccctcaaccttcttttGATATGCCGCCTCCCCCTTCTGCTATCCGAAGATCAAGTATCCAAGCTGCCGGCCCCAGCCCCATGTCACAGGGACCACTCGGGCCGGTTGGTACCGGCATGCCCCGCAATATCCCTACAATCTCCAACCTATCCATGGGGGGGCCTGGACCGATTGGAAGCCCACCAACCCACTCGAACCTCGGCATGCCACCAAGTTTTGGCGGCTCTTtcagtggtggtggtggcaaCGCTCCCATAAGACAGCCGTACCAGAATGTAGCCCCTGGTGGGATCCAGCAAGGGTTCCGACCTCAGTATGGTTATTTTTCAGGGCAGCCACAACAacctcagcagcagcaacagcaacaacctcaGATTAGACCCGGGCAGATGTCTCAGCAGTCTGCCGCAAGTTACAACAAGCCAATGAACATCCAGCCACCTCCCAACCAGCCATACAcattctccccttcttcgtccCCTGCATTTACCCAGGCTCCACCTCAACTTTCTTCCCAGCCCGCACCGGCTACTCATCCCCCCGCTTCCCCgtccttctcgtccttATCGCTTTCCGACCTCGGTAAAggtctccctctctcctcacTCCCTCCCACTACCCCGCTGTACATCGTCACCTTTAAAGCCGGCCGTCGAGACGTCTACTACTGCCCCGACCCGACATTACTCATCTCCAACGGGGATCTAGTCATCGTCGAAGCCGATAGGGGTAGCGATCTCGGTACCATCGTGTGTGATCAGCTTACCCCGGTGGAAATTAGAGAATGGCAGGAAAGGCAGGCTACAAAGGCGTTGTTGAGCGGTGCGAGGGAGCATCAGCCGCCAGGTATGGCGGTAGGTGCTGCCGGAGCTGGCGCGCAAGCCGATAATGCTAATGCTACCGCCGCCGGTGGGATACTTGGGCATACCCGTAACCCTTCCGCTGGTTCTGGCCAACCGCAACAACACAcacagcaacaacaacaacatcaacaacaacaacagcagcaaatTCAATCCCCGCAACCATTCTTGCAAGGTATGGAACTCGCTTCCCTCGATATTGATTCCCTTTTGGCGGGTGTAGGCCCCGGTGGACAGATGGAAGTTGTGGGGACGGCGGTAAGGGGGCCGTTGGCAAAGGAGATTATGCCAAAGAGGATTTTTGCAAAGAGCAGTCAAGGAGCAGAGGAACAGCA gaggatgagagaaaaGATCCAGGATGAGTATGATGCAATGATGATTTGCAGAGAAAAAGTCGCACAGAGAGGCTTGCCGATGCAAATTGTCGATGCAGAGTATCAGTG GGATCGACGCAAACTCACATTCTACTTCAAGGCGGATAAGCGTGTTGATTTCAGGGATCTTACCAAAGAGAACTTTAGGATTTTCAAATCGAGGATCTGGATGAGTATGGTATCCAAAGATG ATCCGCGATCATAA
- a CDS encoding U3 small nucleolar RNA-associated protein 24, which yields MGKATKTRKFAAVKRMIKPSDPRLKENVEKAAKKAEKEKAAEERKAVAQVSSSLFLSHNTDLGPPYRILVDTNFINFSIQNKIELVQGMMDCLMAKCIPTITDCVLAELEKLGPKYRLALKIAKDPRFERLHCDHNGTYADDCLVQRVTVHKCYIVATCDRDLRRRIRKVPGVPLMYVVKRRYQIERLPEGGASF from the exons ATG GGAAAAGCAACGAAAACACGAAAGTTCGCCGCTGTAAAGCGCATGATCAAGCCCAGCGACCCTCGGCT GAAGGAAAATGTCGAAAAGGCGGCAAAGAAGGccgagaaggaaaaggcggcGGAAGAACGCAAGGCTGT TGCCCAGGTCTCTTCCagtcttttcctttcccatAACACCGACCTTGGTCCTCCTTACCGTATTCTGGTGGATACCAACTTTATCAATTTCTCGATTCAAAACAAGATTGAGCTTGTGCAAGGAATGATGGACTGCTTGATGGCCAAATGTATTCCAACCATAACGGACTGTGTGTTGGCAGAATTGGAGAAGTTGGGGCCAAAGTACAGGCTTGCGTTGAA GATTGCAAAGGACCCGAGGTTTGAGAGATTACATTGTGACC ACAATGGCACATATGCGGACGACTGTCTTGTCCAGCGAGTTACCGTGCACAAGTGCTACATTGTTGCCACT TGTGATAGGGACCTCCGAAGGCGTATAAGAAAAGTCCCTGGTGTACCGCTTATGTATGTCGTCAAGCGTAGATACCAGATTGAGAGATTACCAGA GGGAGGCGCTTCTTTCTAG